ACAGGATCGTCAGAAGCGGCATTGTCAGGTTCGCCGATCAACGAGGAAAACTCTGGTGCGGCCTAGCGACTTACTGGATCCGACGAGGCAGCTTCGAGCGCGCCAGAGATGTGCTCGAGGAAGCCATCACCACGGTAATGACGGTCAGAGACTTCACGCTTGTTTTCGATTCGTACACCGAGTTCGAAGAGTCCATCATTGGAGCCCTAATGGAGGTAGCCTCGGAGCGTGCCGACAACGGTATCGTGGACGAGGAGGCAGATTTCGAACTCGACATACGGATGATGCGGTTCGAGCAACTCATGGACAGACGGCCATTCCTTCTCAACGACGTAGTCCTGCGCCAGAACCCCAACAACGTGTCTGAGTGGGAGAAGAGAGTGGCTCTCTGGGGCGACAACCATCTCGAAGTCGTTCAGACATACACAGCCGCCATCGCCACGATACAACCGAAAAAGGCCGTCGGGGCCTTCCATCAGCTTTGGGCCAATTACGCCAAATTCTACGAGCGTGGTGGTGACATACGCAATGCGCGCATCATCATGGAGAAAGCCGTCAAAGTCCCATTCAAGTCCGTTGCCGAATTGGCTGATATGTGGATTGAATGGGCTGAGATGGAATTGAGGAACGAGAACTTTGACGATGCCGTACGAATCATGGCCAAGGCTGTCCAGGCACCGAAGAGATCCACAGTCGACTACTTTGACGAGACGCTATCGCCGCAGCAGCGTGTGCACAAGAGCTGGAAGCTGTGGAGTTTCTACGTGGACCTCGTGGAGAGTGTCAGCACTGTGGAGGACACACGAAAGGTTTACGAGCGCATCTTTGAGCTGCGAATCGCGACACCGCAGACAGTGGTCAACTATGCGAATCTGCTGGAAGAGCACCAGTACTACGAAGAGTCGTTCAAGATTTACGAACGTGGCCTGGACCTCTTCAGCTACCCAGTTGCCTTTGAGCTGTGGAATCTCTACCTTACAAAGGCCGTGGATCGCAAGATCGGTATTGAGCGTCTGCGCGACCTCTTCGAACAGGCCAGTGAAGACTGCCCACCCAAATTCGCCAAGGTCATCTACCTCATGTACGGCAACTTGGAAGAGGAGCGGGGCCTCGCGAGGCACGCTATGCGCATCTACGAACGCGCAACGCGTGCGGTGGCGGATGAGGATCGGGCAGACATGTTCAACTTCTACATCACCAAGTCAGCGTCTAACTTTGGCCTGCCATCGACGAGGCCAATCTACGAAAAGGCGGTTTCCACTCTACCCGACAACGAAGCACGGGATATGTGCCTAAAGTTTGCCGACATGGAGAAGCGCCTTGGCGAGATCGATCGGGCGAGAGCCATTTACGGTCACGCGTCACAGTTCTGTGATCCACGCACCAGTCCAGCTTTTTGGACCAAGTGGGAGTCATTCGAGGTGCAGCATGGCAACGAGGATACGTTCAAGGAAATGCTCCGTATCAAGCGAAGTGTGCAGGCGCAGTACAACACGGACGTCAATTTCATCGCGTCGCAAGCGCTTGCGCGTAGTCAGCGGAGACCGGAGGACTCGGGCGATGCCGAGGTGGACGATGCCATGGCGGCACTTGAGCGACAAGCAAGAGCACCAGCCGGGTTCGTGGCTGCCAGCGACGCTACCAAGATGAGCAGCACATTGGAAGCACCGCCAGCACCGGCGAATCCGGACGCTATCGACATTGACGACCTTGACGAGTAACATGTATCAATTTCTCCGGCCTGGCGGTGGTTGGCTAGTTTTAGGTAATAGCATACAGACAGCAGG
This is a stretch of genomic DNA from Colletotrichum lupini chromosome 10, complete sequence. It encodes these proteins:
- a CDS encoding pre-mRNA-splicing factor SYF1, with translation MPAPTLLNGSQRRPELHLVSDEDSVYEQDILRSPGSIKPWLAYIQFKSQHGTVHERAFVLERACLQLPRSYKLWKMYLTFRTKHVSKLNAAIFPAEYRKVNALFERALILLNKMPRIWQLYLKFLLQQPLVTTTRRTFDRALRALPITQHNRIWALYKPFINSAAGISAVKVWRRYMQIHPEDAEDFIELLVQVGFYTEAIKKYMDILNNPRFTSKQGKGHYELWSEMVDLMVEHAADIETGHETGIDVDRIVRSGIVRFADQRGKLWCGLATYWIRRGSFERARDVLEEAITTVMTVRDFTLVFDSYTEFEESIIGALMEVASERADNGIVDEEADFELDIRMMRFEQLMDRRPFLLNDVVLRQNPNNVSEWEKRVALWGDNHLEVVQTYTAAIATIQPKKAVGAFHQLWANYAKFYERGGDIRNARIIMEKAVKVPFKSVAELADMWIEWAEMELRNENFDDAVRIMAKAVQAPKRSTVDYFDETLSPQQRVHKSWKLWSFYVDLVESVSTVEDTRKVYERIFELRIATPQTVVNYANLLEEHQYYEESFKIYERGLDLFSYPVAFELWNLYLTKAVDRKIGIERLRDLFEQASEDCPPKFAKVIYLMYGNLEEERGLARHAMRIYERATRAVADEDRADMFNFYITKSASNFGLPSTRPIYEKAVSTLPDNEARDMCLKFADMEKRLGEIDRARAIYGHASQFCDPRTSPAFWTKWESFEVQHGNEDTFKEMLRIKRSVQAQYNTDVNFIASQALARSQRRPEDSGDAEVDDAMAALERQARAPAGFVAASDATKMSSTLEAPPAPANPDAIDIDDLDE